Genomic window (Tolypothrix sp. NIES-4075):
CAAGTTTATCCAGCATACTGATAGCTAAAGACATCAAATCTTCCCCACCTTCAATTACCTGGATATTGGTTGAAACAAGACGAGGAACGCCGTTTTCTACCTCAAACCGCTGGATGACATCATATATAATTTTTGACATGAGCTAATTCCCAAAAACTTTGGCTAAGGTTCATGGAAATACTTTAAACCTTTTATTTGAGATTTGCAAGAATCTTGGCTAAGATTTTTAGATTTTGTGGAAAATGCTAATTTCCTCGATAAATAGCAGCTTCCGGGGAACCGAACTTATGGGTATACATTAGGCGATCGCACTCGTAGGTAAAAAACAAGGCTTTGCAAGCAATTACAATGACGATAGCTTGGCATCATAGACTAATATCACATTAGTTATTTAGTCAAATAATGAATGAATATAGATATATCATTTTTTACAAACCCTACGGCGTTCTCAGCCAGTTTACAAAAGATAGCCCTAACCGCAGTACCCTGAAAGATTACATCGAAGTGGCTGATGTGTACCCTGTGGGGCGTTTAGACTGGGACAGTGAAGGGTTATTATTATTGACAAATAACGGACAATTGCAACATCGCCTTTCTCATCCTCAATTTGGACACGAAAGGACTTATTTAGTACAGGTAGAGCGAATTCCGGATGCAGAAGCTTTGCAGAAGTTGCAAACAGGTGTGCAAATTCAAGATTACCGGACTCGACCGACAAAAGTACGACTTTTATCAGAAGAACCGTTGTTAAGCGATCGCGATCCACCAATAAGATTTAGAAAAAATGTCCCCACAGCTTGGTTAGAGATGACTTTGACAGAGGGGAAAAATCGTCAAGTCAGAAGAATGACAGCAGTTGTAGGATTTCCTACCTTGCGACTGGTCAGGATAGCGATCGCCCACTTAAAATTAGATAATTTACAACCAGGACAGTGGCGCGAACTTACGCTAGAACAAATAAAATTATTACATAATTTGACGAAACCACACAAAAAGAGCATCTATTTTTAAGCCTTAAGCATTGCTTCTAAGGGGAAGACTCCCTACATCCATTTAAATAATTGTCGTTAAAACCCAAAATAAATAGATTAATCAATATCTCCAATCGCAAGTTTTAAGCTATCAATAAAAGAACCATACAGTATAAAGTTTAGTCTTTACATAAGTTTTTATTTCCACCTTTCACACAAATTTATTCAAAACCTGTATAATGATATTTTTTTCTTACCGCCTAGTTCACACTTCTCGCTTGGGCGCAAGTTGAAATCTATGAGCCGCAATCCGCAATCTAGCTGGCATCACACTCTTCAAAAAGATATTTTGTCTGTAACACTCGCACATCTGGAACTTGTGCCTGAACGAGCTAGCGATTTAGAACGAAGAATTATTCTTTTTGTCTCCCACTCCCCCACTCCCCCACTCCCCCACTCCCTCCACTTTCCCAAACAATCAAGATATGTGTTTAAATATGGGCGATCGCTAATTTTTAATGGCAGGTTATTCTGAGGGATAGGCTTGCCTGTATTTCACATATTTTGAAAATATGCGTAAGAATTAATACTGTCACTAAAATTCACTGTTGACACCACAATATTTTGTCGGTCTACTATAAGCAGCCAATTGTGGCAATGCACAAATTGTAGTGGTCAGAAGCACGCCAGGAACGGGAATTAAGGAACTTCCATAATGCTGATTTGCCCCCAGTGTAAATTTGAAAACTCTAATACCAACAAGTTCTGTCAAAACTGTGGCACGTCCTTGACGCAAAAGGTTTGTCCAAAATGCAGTAGCGCTGTGGCTGTCAATGCAGAACGATGTCACAACTGCGGCGCGGAATGCGGCACAATTTGGTGGGCAATTATTGCCAAGGAAGAGACTTTTGTCGAGGAAGTTAAGGAAAGTGAACCCGAAGATCAAAAGATAAAAAGCTTAGAAGATAATTCTTTGCTAGTTTCACTTTCACCCCAGTTCGCCCAAGCGACTGGCTCCCCTTCTTTTGCGATTGCCTCTTCTGAACTCCCGGTTGGCTCCTATTTAGACTCGCAAGAGCGCTATCAACTGTTAGATCCGCTACCAGCACTCTCAGAAGTTGCCGTTAATACTGAGGTGTGCGTGAGAGTTTTAGACTGCCAACCATATCAAGTGTCGCCGCTACTGGCAATACTAAGAAATCAGCAAAACAATTTGATTGCGCCATCAACCGAAGCAGCCAGAATTCCTAACCTCGCTAAACCTTATATTGCTTTGCAAGCAGGGTCTCACCCAGAAATACCATCGATTCACGATGCATGGCAGGAAAACCAGATCCAGGTGGTACTGATTGAGAACCGATCGCATTGGCAGTATTTAGCCGAATTATGGCAAGATGATAATATAACTTCGTTACAAATCTTACATTGGTTTTATCAGATGACTCAACTCTGGGCGCTATTAGAACCATTGAATTGTCGTCAAAGTCTGT
Coding sequences:
- a CDS encoding pseudouridine synthase, with the translated sequence MMNEYRYIIFYKPYGVLSQFTKDSPNRSTLKDYIEVADVYPVGRLDWDSEGLLLLTNNGQLQHRLSHPQFGHERTYLVQVERIPDAEALQKLQTGVQIQDYRTRPTKVRLLSEEPLLSDRDPPIRFRKNVPTAWLEMTLTEGKNRQVRRMTAVVGFPTLRLVRIAIAHLKLDNLQPGQWRELTLEQIKLLHNLTKPHKKSIYF